A window of Aurantibacillus circumpalustris genomic DNA:
GAGTGGGCTACACATCCTAATCCAAGAGAAAAAGCAAGCTTTTTGAAAGAAAACATTCTTCCAATAAAAGAAAGTGGACAGTTAAACTTTATCAGTGAAATAAGTAAACTAATAAACGGTTTATCCTTTATTGAAGTCAACGGACACACGGAAGGAATGATGTTGCCTATAATTGAATACAAAGAAAATACAATTGCTTATATGGCCGATTTAATTCCAAGCGCAGCTCATATTCCGATTCCTTATGTCATGGGTTACGACACCCGTCCTTTGGAAACTCTTAAAGAAAAAGAAAGTATTTTAAATAAAGCCGTTGAAAATAATTGGACTTTATTCTTTGAACACGACCCTTCTATTGAATGTGTTAGTCTTGAAAAAACCGAAAAAGGTGTAAGAAAAAAAGAGAGTTTTCTTTTGAATATACTTTAATATCTTATTATATCCAAATACATTTCATCAGTTTGTCGTTCTCTAGAATTATGCCATGTCATAAAGTGGGCGAACTAGTCAAACTATTTATTAAATCAGACGTTTCACCGATTAAACAGCCTTGACAAATGACTTAAATTTAGCTAACTTGTTAGATTATACACGACAGTGTTTAGCTCATTTTAATGATTAAAAAAATCATATTCACACTTTTGATTTTTACATTTAACGTCTTGTGTTTTTCACAAAACGAGAATATGAAGTGGTATTTTGGCACTAATGCAGGACTTGATTTTATAACAAACCCTCCAACAATACTTACAAATGGGGCTGTTAACACAATCGAAGGCTGTGCAACAATTTCGAATGCCAGTGGCAATCTTCTTTTTTACACCGATGGTGTTACTGTCTATGATCAAACACATGCTGTTATGGCAAATGGCGGTGGGCTTCTCGGCACAAGCAGTCCTTGTCAATCAAGTATAATCATAAAAAAACCTGGTAGTACCACCCTGTATTGTATTTTTACCATGGCCGGTGTTGCGCAAATTATGGGGTTAAACTACTCAATTATAGATATGAGCCTTGCTTCGGGAAACGGTTCTGTAACCATTAAAAATGCACCTTTATATAACTCAGGTTGCTACGAAAAAATTTCTGCTACTAAACATTGTAATGGAATAGATTATTGGGTGATGGTTCACGAAATGAACTCAAGTAATTTTAGAGCTTATCAACTTACTACAACTGGAGTAAGCACTACTGCGGTTATTTCCTCTATCGGAACAGCAATTGGCTCTCCCTGGTCTCTTGGTTGCATTAAATTTTCACCCAATGGTAAAAAATTAGGTATGACGGAATATACTGGGAGTGTAGATCTTTTCGATTTTGATAATGCAACAGGAGTCGTTTCAAATTCTCTCAACTTGGTTTCCTCGGGGTTTTCCTCCTATGGCTGCGAATTTTCTCCGGACGGTTCAAAATTTTACGCCGGAGGTTTTGGTGGACATTTAAAGCAGTGGGATCTCTGTGCAGGTTCTGGAACTGCCATTGTTGCTTCACAATACTCCATCACAACTTCTGGAATATGGAGTATGCAAATTGCGTTAAATGGAAAAATATATTGCGCTAAGAACTCAACGCTTGGTGTTATTAATAGTCCAAACCTTGCAGGTTCGGCTTGTAACTATGTTGATATAGGGCAAAGTATTTCACCAAAATCAACATTGCGAAGTATTCCTAATTTCGTTGCATTTGGAACTAAACCTCCACCTCCACCCTATACCTATACTGTGAGTAACAGCTACGGGTGCCAGTCTGCCCTGTTTAACACGTCATACAACCCGTCCGTTACACCTGTCGGTTGTACTTCATCTGGTTTTTCATTAACAAGTCTACAATGGGACTTTGGTGATCCCACTTCTGGTTCGGCCAATACATCTACACTTTCTTCTCCCATACATGCCTTTACTAACCTTGGTACTTATTCTGTAAATCTGATTTTATATTTTAGTT
This region includes:
- a CDS encoding MBL fold metallo-hydrolase produces the protein MNLYSINTGHFKLDGGAMFGVVPKSIWHKLNPADENNMCSWALRCLLIEDGNRLMLIDNGMGNKQDAKFFGYYFLHGNDTLEKSLNKHGFTCDDITDMVLTHLHFDHCGGSINYNSDRTKLEPAFKHAKYYCNEKHWEWATHPNPREKASFLKENILPIKESGQLNFISEISKLINGLSFIEVNGHTEGMMLPIIEYKENTIAYMADLIPSAAHIPIPYVMGYDTRPLETLKEKESILNKAVENNWTLFFEHDPSIECVSLEKTEKGVRKKESFLLNIL